One Drechmeria coniospora strain ARSEF 6962 chromosome 01, whole genome shotgun sequence genomic region harbors:
- a CDS encoding membrane transporter: protein MGIDDDREVDEAALPAYVEQAYGGYSSGGEASGEESILPKGALDPVYEAKARVLNRAVGDIGMGWYQWQLFVVVGFGWASDNLWPIVTSLIFTPIANEFDPARPPLFTLAQNIGLLAGAVFWGFGCDLFGRRWAFNLTLGLTALWGLVAASAPTFAAAGVFAALWSFGVGGNLPVDSAIFLEFLPRSHQYLLTVLSIDWALAQVVANLVAWPLLGNLSCSQAEKPCARADNMGWRYFVLAMGGLTLVMFLARLALFRIYESPKYLMGKGRDDEAVAIVHEVARRNGKTVGLSVGHLRACEPDGYVARTDAAAAAKRHLSKLDGHQVRVLFSTPRLALSTSLVMAIWAFIGLGYPLYNAFLPYIQATRGARFDDGGTYVTYRNSLIISVLGIPGALLGGFLVELPRLGRKGTLSTFTLLTGVFLYCSTTALDSTALLGWNCAFNFCSNVMYAVLYGYTPEVFPTPQRGTGNALAATCNRVFGIMAPIVAMFANLETSAPVYTSGALFIVAGLLVLILPFESRGKEAL from the exons atgggcatcgacgacgaccgcgaagtggacgaggccgccctGCCGGCCTACGTCGAGCAGGCCTACGGCGGCtacagcagcggcggcgaggcgagcggcgAGGAGTCCATCCTCCCCAAGGGCGCCCTCGACCCCGTCTACGAGGCCAAGGCTCGGGTCCTGAACCGCGCG GTCGGCGACATCGGCATGGGATGGTACCAGTGGCagctcttcgtcgtcgtcggcttcggctggGCCAGCGACAACCTGTGGCCCATCGTCACCTCGCTCATCTTCACGCCCATCGCCAACGAGTTCGACCCCGCGCGGCCGCCGCTCTTCACCCTCGCCCAGAAcatcggcctcctcgccggcgccgtcttctGGGGCTTCGGCTGCGACCTCTTCGGCCGCCGGTGGGCCTTCAACCTCACCCTCGGCCTCACCGCCCTCTGGggtctcgtcgccgcgagcgcgcccacctttgccgccgccggcgtcttcgCCGCCCTCTGGTCCtttggcgtcggcggcaaccTGCCCGTCGACTCGGCCATCTTCCTCGAGTTCCTGCCGCGCTCGCACCAGTACCTGCTGACGGTCCTGTCCATCGACTGGGCCCTCGCCCAGGTCGTCGCCAACCTCGTCGCCTGGCCGCTGCTCGGCAACCTCAGCTGCTCGCAGGCCGAGAAGCCGTGCGCGCGCGCCGACAACATGGGCTGGCGCtacttcgtcctcgccatggGCGGCCTGACCCTCGTCATgttcctcgcccgcctcgccctcttccGCATCTACGAGTCGCCCAAGTACCTCATGGGCAAgggccgcgacgacgaggccgtcgccatcgtccacgAGGTCGCCAGGCGCAACGGCAAGACCGTCGGCCTCTCCGTCGGCCATCTCCGCGCCTGCGAGCCCGACGGCTACGTCGCCcgcaccgacgccgccgccgccgccaagcgCCATCTCTccaagctcgacggccaccaGGTCCGCGTCCTcttctcgacgccgcgccTCGCGCTGAGCACGAgcctcgtcatggccatctgggccttcatcggcctcggctaCCCGCTCTACAACGCCTTCCTGCCCTACATACAGGCGACGCGCGGCGCGAggttcgacgacggcggcacctaCGTCACCTACCGCAACAGCCTCATCatctccgtcctcggcatccccggcgccctgctcggcggcttcctcgtcgagctgcctcgcctcggccgcaagGGCACCCTCTCCACCTTTACCCTCCTCACCGGCGTCTTCCTCTactgctcgacgacggccctcgACAGCACGGCCCTGCTGGGCTGGAACTGCGCCTTCAACTTCTGCAGCAACGTCATGTACGCCGTCCTCTACGGCTACACCCCCGAGGTCTTTCCCACGCCCCAGCGCGGCACCGGCAAcgcgctggcggcgacgtgcAACCGCGTGTTTGGAATCATGGCT cccatcgtcgccatgttTGCGAACCTCGAAACGTCGGCCCCCGTCTACACGAGCGGTGCCCTCTTCATCGTTGCCGGCCTTCTCGTTCTCATCCTGCCCTTTGAGTCGAGAGGAAAAGAGGCCCTGTGA
- a CDS encoding 5'-nucleotidase encodes MIRYSAILVSVQGRPGLSRPAHQSEPRRWQLGSAAINGTTSFVPPTSFIPPTTNFVPPKLRTTYDKVRTTYDKTSYYHPRRSTLRPIHVYVIVACEHLASCTSTRPPGNVGARHPSTMGRDKEKPTSTPQLVYSSSPAAQAAAPDVRILHYNDVYHVDHASAEPVGGIARFMTVVKEYQEGGRFAGQPKALTLFSGDAFNPSLESSVTKGRHMVPVLNAIGTDCACVGNHDLDFGVKQFGHLAQQCSFPWLLANVLDPALGEDVPLGNAKRTHMLTTSNGVRVGLIGLGEREWLETINSLPPNLIYKSATATAAELVPKLREQGAEIVICLSHMREPNDDKLARQTNGIMDVILGGHDHYYSHSFINGTHVLRSGSDFKQLSYLEARRRPEDPTRWHFDIWRRDVTSDVPEHAPALRLVDELTSKLQKSLSRPIGWTATPLDARFSTVRIQESNVGNFVCDVMRQYHKADCTIMAAGTIRGDQIYPPGAVRVKDITSCFPFEDPVVLLRATGQAIRDAIENGVSLYPALEGRFPQVSNIRFEFDPRRPSGKRVLSLSIGGKPYEAERKYLLATRGYMGRGKDGFTSLLVKSAGGEVEELVDEENGILISAMLRQYFMALRTLGQWKKISAHWVGVAEEADVPLSPTAGRDGDEAGDEKSRTLGLHKPPRSPHEASGATWRGFLRQRLGFGKKPLNENDDDDDDDDDDDRLDPQKDAGAVSEDRMDVEVLLMRKFWSRWARKAGVKSCVCDPLKEGECTVDWTRVIAPCLEGRIKMVAS; translated from the exons ATGATTCGTTACAGCGCCATCTTGGTCTCGGTACAGGGGCGGCCCGGATTATCCCGCCCGGCCCACCAATCCGAGCCACGCCGATGGCAGCTTGGGTCAGCAGCTATCAACGGTACGACCAGCTTCGTACCACCTACGAGCTTCATACCACCTACGACAAACTTCGTACCGCCTAAACTTCGCACCACCTACGACAAAGTTCGCACCACCTACGACAAAACTTCCTACTACCACCCACGACGCTCAACGCTCCGTCCCATCCATGTCTACGTAATAGTAGCTTGCGAGCATCTTGCATCCTGCACCTCAACTAGACCGCCTGGCAACGTCGGAGCGAGACATCCATCGACCATGGGCCGTGACAAGGAAAAgcccacgtcgacgccccaGCTCGTCtactcctcctcgccggccgcacAAGCAGCCGCTCCCGACGTGCGGATCCTTCACTACAACGACGTCTATCATGTCGACCACGCCAGCGCCgagcccgtcggcggcatcgcccgcTTCATGACCGTCGTCAAGGAGTACCAGGAAGGCGGTCGCTTTGCCGGCCAGCCAAAGGCCTTGACCCTCTTCTCCGGCGACGCCTTCAACCCGAGCCTCGAGAGCAGCGTCACCAAGG GCCGCCACATGGTCCCCGTTCTCAAcgccatcggcaccgacTGCGCCTGCGTCGGG AACCATGATCTCGACTTTGGCGTCAAGCAGTTCGGCCATCTCGCCCAGCAGTGCTCCTTCCCCTGGCTCCTCGCCAACGTCCTCGAtcccgccctcggcgaggacgtgcCCCTCGGCAACGCCAAGCGGACGCACATGCTGACCACGTCCAACGGCGTCCGCGTCGGCCTCATCGGGCTCGGCGAACGCGAGTGGCTCGAAACCATCAACAGCCTGCCGCCGAACCTCATCTACAAGTCGgccaccgccaccgccgccgagctcgttcCCAAGTTGCGCGAGCAGGGTGCCGAGATTGTCATCTGCCTCAGCCACATGCGCGAGCCCAACGACGACAAGCTCGCGCGGCAGACGAACGGCATCATggacgtcatcctcggcggccacgaccaCTACTACAGCCACAGCTTCATCAACGGCACCCACGTCCTCCGCTCCGGCTCCGACTTCAAGCAGCTGAGCTACCTCGaggcccgtcgccggcccgAGGACCCGACGCGCTGGCATTTCGACATCTGGCGCCGCGACGTCACCTCGGACGTGCCGGAGCACGCGCCGGCcctgcgcctcgtcgacgagctcacgTCGAAGCTGCAAAAGTCGCTGTCGCGCCCCATCGGTTGGACGGCCACGCCCCTCGATGCCCGCTTCAGCACCGTCCGCATCCAGGAATCCAACGTCGGCAACTTTGTCTGCGACGTGATGCGCCAGTACCACAAGGCCGACTGCaccatcatggccgccggcACCATCCGCGGCGACCAGATCTACCCTCCGGGCGCCGTTCGCGTCAAGGACATCACCAGCTGCTTCCCCTTCGAGGACCCCGTCGTGCTGCTGAGGGCCACGGGGCAGGCCATCCGGGATGCCATCGAGAACGGCGTGTCGCTGTACCCGGCCCTCGAAGGCAGGTTTCCTCAGGTGTCCAACATTCGCTTCGAGTTCGAtccgaggaggccgagcggGAAGCGGGTCTTGTCCTTGTCCATCGGCGGCAAGCCGTACGAGGCCGAGAGAAAGTATCTCCTGGCGACGAGGGGGTACATGGGCCGCGGAAAGG ACGGCTTCACGAGTTTGCTGGTGAAatccgccggcggcgaagtggaggagctcgtcgacgaggagaacgGAATCCTCATCTCGGCCATGCTGCGGCAGTACTTCATGGCCCTGCGGACGCTCGGCCAGTGGAAGAAAATTTCGGCCCACTgggtcggcgtcgccgaggaagccgacgttCCCCTGTCCCCGACGGCGGgacgcgacggcgacgaggctggcGACGAGAAAAGCCGCACGCTCGGCCTGCATAAGCCCCCGCGAAGCCCGCACGAAGCCAGCGGGGCCACATGGCGCGGCTTCCTGCGACAGCGGTTGGGCTTTGGCAAGAAGCCGCTGAACgagaacgacgacgatgacgacgacgatgacgacgacgaccgccTTGACCCGCAAaaggacgccggcgccgtcagcGAGGACCGAATGGACGTCGAGGTGCTGCTGATGAGGAAGTTTTGGTCGCGCTGGGCGCGCAAGGCGGGCGTCAAGTCGTGCGTCTGTGATCCGCTCAAGGAGGGCGAGTGCACGGTCGACTGGACGAGGGTCATTGCGCCTTGCCTGGAGGGGAGAATCAAAATGGTGGCATCATAG